From Enterococcus wangshanyuanii, the proteins below share one genomic window:
- a CDS encoding FAD-dependent oxidoreductase: MKVIVLGSSHGGYEAVEELLISHPDAEIQWYEKGDFISFLSCGMQLYLEGKVKDVNSVRYMTAEGMESRGVNVFSNTEITAINPEAHNVTVKDLVTGTERTEDYDKLIISPGAVPFELDLPGKDLENIYLMRGRKWAIKLKQKTVDPEVNNVVVIGSGYIGIEAAESFAKAGKNVTVIDILDRPLGVYLDKEFTDVLTEEMEANNIKVVTNETVQSYKGDGHVQKVVTDKGEYAADLVVVAVGVRPNTGWLEDTLELHPNGLIKTDEYMQTSAPDVFAVGDATLIKYNPGQTEVNIALATNARKQGRFAVKNLEAPIKPFPGIQGSSGLAVFDYKFASTGINEEMAKKLNKQTKSALVVEDYLMDFNPDKQKAWFKLVYDPETTQILGAQLMSKADLTANINAISLAIKAKMTIEDLAYADFFFQPSFDKPWNIINTAALEAMKNER; encoded by the coding sequence ATGAAAGTTATCGTTTTAGGTTCATCTCATGGAGGTTATGAAGCAGTAGAGGAGTTATTGATCTCACATCCAGATGCAGAGATTCAATGGTACGAAAAAGGAGATTTTATTTCTTTTCTCTCTTGCGGGATGCAGCTTTATCTAGAAGGAAAGGTTAAAGATGTCAATTCAGTCCGTTACATGACTGCAGAGGGCATGGAGAGTAGAGGAGTCAATGTTTTTTCAAACACAGAGATTACTGCGATTAATCCGGAAGCACATAATGTTACTGTAAAAGATTTAGTCACTGGAACTGAACGTACTGAGGACTATGACAAACTTATTATCAGTCCCGGAGCTGTTCCATTTGAGTTGGATCTCCCAGGTAAAGACTTGGAGAATATCTATTTGATGCGCGGCAGAAAATGGGCCATCAAACTAAAACAAAAAACAGTAGATCCAGAAGTAAATAATGTTGTTGTCATTGGTAGTGGCTATATCGGAATTGAAGCAGCAGAATCATTTGCAAAAGCTGGGAAAAACGTAACAGTGATCGATATTTTAGATCGACCATTAGGTGTTTATCTTGATAAAGAATTTACAGATGTATTGACTGAAGAAATGGAAGCGAACAATATTAAAGTTGTAACTAACGAAACCGTTCAAAGCTATAAAGGCGATGGACATGTTCAAAAAGTTGTGACAGATAAGGGCGAATATGCTGCTGATCTAGTAGTTGTAGCGGTCGGTGTTCGTCCGAATACAGGTTGGCTAGAGGATACACTTGAGCTTCATCCTAATGGATTGATCAAGACAGATGAGTACATGCAGACAAGTGCTCCGGATGTATTTGCTGTTGGTGACGCAACCTTGATCAAATACAATCCTGGACAAACAGAGGTAAATATTGCGTTAGCTACGAATGCTAGAAAACAAGGTCGCTTTGCAGTGAAAAACTTAGAGGCTCCTATAAAACCATTCCCAGGAATTCAAGGTTCATCAGGACTAGCCGTATTTGATTATAAATTTGCTTCAACTGGTATCAATGAAGAAATGGCCAAAAAACTAAATAAACAAACAAAATCAGCATTAGTTGTTGAAGATTATTTAATGGACTTTAACCCGGATAAGCAAAAAGCATGGTTCAAGCTAGTTTACGATCCGGAAACGACACAAATTTTAGGCGCACAATTGATGTCCAAAGCTGATTTAACAGCAAATATCAATGCCATTTCATTAGCGATCAAAGCAAAAATGACGATCGAAGATTTAGCTTATGCAGATTTCTTCTTCCAACCTTCATTTGATAAACCTTGGAATATTATCAACACAGCAGCGCTAGAAGCAATGAAAAACGAAAGATAA
- a CDS encoding magnesium transporter CorA family protein gives MITKTALSQKGDYWMNITTDEKETLTKFYQEYKIDEEIVAYSLDKNERAHLDYDKNTNTFVLIFNVPKLEKIDDHYETVPMTFIVKDTNLITVTNKTNHYVFYEMKKYLEKDLNTTIFSFLFGSLFTLVDLFFPYVEEMNSDRKLINNKLKDKTTKQNLLLLSDLETGIVYFVSASKQNVMLLEQVKAHYIYRLLNEEEKEELEDVLIEAKQLVEMTQLSSQILQQLSGTYNNVLNNNLNDTMKILTVLSILLTIPTIITGFFGMNMPLPLEHNVFGWLITILISVALWFGLSLILRRLMK, from the coding sequence TTGATTACTAAAACAGCCTTAAGTCAAAAAGGTGATTATTGGATGAATATCACAACTGATGAGAAAGAAACACTAACAAAATTTTATCAGGAATATAAAATCGATGAAGAAATCGTCGCCTATTCATTAGATAAAAATGAACGAGCGCATTTAGATTACGATAAGAATACGAATACGTTCGTACTTATTTTTAATGTACCTAAGCTAGAAAAAATCGATGATCATTATGAAACAGTTCCAATGACTTTTATTGTTAAAGATACAAATTTAATTACAGTGACGAATAAAACGAATCATTATGTATTTTATGAAATGAAGAAATATTTGGAAAAAGATCTAAATACGACGATTTTTAGCTTCTTATTTGGTAGCTTATTTACATTGGTTGATTTGTTTTTTCCGTATGTAGAAGAGATGAATAGCGATCGAAAATTGATCAATAATAAACTGAAAGATAAGACAACGAAACAAAATCTTTTGTTACTATCGGATCTGGAAACTGGTATTGTTTATTTTGTGTCAGCATCAAAACAAAATGTTATGCTGCTGGAGCAAGTTAAAGCACATTATATTTATCGATTACTTAACGAGGAAGAGAAAGAGGAGCTAGAAGACGTATTGATCGAAGCGAAGCAACTCGTTGAAATGACGCAGCTATCTTCACAAATTTTACAACAATTATCCGGAACGTATAACAATGTACTGAACAATAATTTGAATGATACAATGAAGATTTTAACTGTATTATCGATATTACTGACTATTCCTACAATTATTACCGGTTTTTTTGGTATGAATATGCCTTTGCCTTTAGAACATAATGTTTTTGGATGGCTGATCACGATCTTGATTAGCGTGGCGTTATGGTTCGGTTTATCATTGATTTTACGAAGATTGATGAAATAA
- the cls gene encoding cardiolipin synthase, translated as MRIFILILVGLFVLNTTAALITVFRKPRSISSVLAWIMTLLFLPGIGFIIYLFCGRGINGQKVFQLTDYDNQKIAEIKKIVDKDNLKADSGLNINLLTDARVLNRYFRNMDSSPLSKRNSIELYTDGKEKFEALFDDIRNAKETVHVEYYSFFNDKIGNRFLDLLEEKVKEGIEVYLIYDPWGSPGANKKFFASFVAAGGNVAPFITSKNMISKTRLNYHLHRKIVVIDGKIGWTGGFNVGDQHLGESKKFGYWRDTHIRIVGSSVFSLQEIFIMDWNASVTDDTKKMDYLDKYFQFSADDQLEDLSLQIVSDGPDSEEEILKSGFIKMILAAEKSVWIQTPYLIPDDSMINALLIAVRSGIDVRIMIPCMPDHPFIYRATQYYANYLHKRGIKIYLYQNGFLHAKTMIIDNEICMVGTTNQDIRSYALNFEVSTFIYDTKFSWKLTQLFKEDIEQSILLTDEMIKEQSHWLRFKQNFSRLLSPIL; from the coding sequence ATGAGAATTTTTATCCTTATACTTGTGGGTTTATTTGTATTGAATACGACAGCAGCACTTATTACAGTATTTAGAAAGCCACGAAGTATTTCGAGTGTTTTGGCCTGGATCATGACTTTACTTTTTTTACCAGGTATCGGCTTTATTATCTATCTCTTTTGTGGTAGAGGGATCAATGGGCAAAAAGTATTTCAATTAACTGACTATGATAATCAGAAAATAGCAGAAATCAAAAAAATTGTTGATAAAGATAATTTAAAAGCCGATAGCGGATTAAATATTAATTTATTAACTGATGCTCGGGTCCTTAATCGTTATTTCAGAAATATGGATTCTTCTCCTCTAAGCAAGCGTAACAGTATAGAGCTTTATACGGATGGTAAGGAAAAATTTGAAGCTCTATTTGATGATATCCGTAATGCAAAAGAAACTGTCCATGTCGAATATTATTCTTTTTTTAACGATAAGATCGGTAATAGGTTTCTTGATCTATTGGAGGAAAAAGTAAAAGAGGGGATAGAGGTTTATTTGATTTATGACCCATGGGGCTCGCCTGGCGCTAATAAAAAGTTCTTTGCTTCCTTTGTTGCTGCCGGTGGGAACGTTGCACCTTTTATTACCTCTAAAAATATGATCAGTAAGACTAGACTAAATTATCATTTACACAGAAAAATCGTCGTAATCGATGGAAAGATCGGCTGGACAGGCGGTTTTAATGTCGGTGATCAGCACCTAGGAGAAAGTAAAAAATTTGGTTACTGGCGAGATACACATATTCGAATTGTCGGTTCTTCAGTTTTTTCTCTTCAGGAAATTTTTATCATGGATTGGAATGCGTCTGTTACAGATGACACGAAGAAAATGGACTATTTAGACAAGTATTTTCAATTCTCTGCGGATGATCAATTAGAAGATCTATCCTTGCAAATCGTTTCTGATGGACCGGATTCAGAAGAAGAGATTCTAAAAAGCGGATTTATAAAAATGATTTTAGCAGCCGAAAAATCTGTCTGGATCCAAACGCCTTATTTAATTCCTGATGACAGTATGATCAATGCACTGTTGATTGCTGTTCGATCTGGAATCGATGTACGTATCATGATCCCATGTATGCCAGATCATCCGTTTATTTACCGCGCAACTCAGTACTATGCAAATTATCTGCATAAACGCGGTATAAAAATTTATCTATACCAAAACGGCTTTTTACATGCAAAAACGATGATCATCGACAATGAAATCTGTATGGTCGGCACCACAAATCAAGATATTAGAAGCTATGCATTAAATTTTGAAGTAAGCACATTTATCTATGACACGAAGTTCTCTTGGAAACTCACTCAATTATTTAAAGAAGACATCGAACAAAGTATTTTACTAACGGATGAAATGATCAAAGAGCAATCACATTGGTTACGATTTAAACAAAATTTCTCAAGATTATTGTCACCAATCCTATAA
- a CDS encoding DUF2179 domain-containing protein, which translates to MDIKMLATIFFVNFSYITLNTIRFMLTMKGYRLIAPLVSMAEITIYVLGLSMVLNRLDEPINLIVYALGYAVGISVGIKIEDYLALGYIMVTAILPSSTEQLNLPETLRENGYGVTQSFGIGREGERMILEILSPRKNERSLYKLINEKEPRAFIISYEPKFISGGFWTKKVRKRNS; encoded by the coding sequence ATGGATATCAAGATGCTTGCAACTATTTTTTTTGTGAATTTTTCGTATATTACATTGAATACCATTCGCTTTATGCTGACAATGAAAGGGTATCGGTTGATTGCCCCGTTAGTTAGTATGGCAGAGATCACCATTTATGTTTTAGGCTTAAGCATGGTGTTGAATCGTTTGGATGAGCCGATCAATCTAATTGTTTATGCTCTAGGATATGCTGTCGGAATCAGTGTTGGAATCAAAATTGAAGACTATTTAGCTTTAGGCTATATCATGGTTACTGCGATCTTACCTTCCTCTACTGAACAACTGAACTTACCGGAAACATTAAGAGAAAATGGATATGGCGTAACTCAAAGTTTTGGTATTGGTCGCGAAGGCGAACGAATGATTCTTGAAATTCTTTCGCCTCGTAAAAATGAACGGAGCTTGTATAAACTGATCAACGAAAAAGAACCTAGAGCGTTTATCATTTCTTATGAACCCAAGTTTATTTCAGGTGGTTTCTGGACTAAAAAAGTACGGAAACGAAATAGTTAA
- a CDS encoding DUF1803 domain-containing protein produces MEKVIYYYKRERAAQLDKLISEPLFEQIMTYLIGNQEQEPILRQLKTAIPTTENLELYLEQMISHGIIQRKNRRYYLSIPIFSQEKRLKIPASTQIFLDESMKKTSSQEPFFGEILWSLFFDDDTDYFFGIKTAETSTTFVKRVEEGNEKLRFIALHLEDTFPLSLADYFSLLTKRAALPDTFKPLERLIGDVDIDYFITQALKVIRSSKRATSRQLKRNIFQEALLVTNDLEKTSDTTFSLTSPILENDNLSEVDEINTLKKLLSPLWEGIEDNNERVFYKKQLYSQLFHYYFPNTDVLHYFAY; encoded by the coding sequence TTGGAAAAGGTAATCTACTATTATAAAAGAGAGCGAGCCGCACAATTAGATAAATTGATCTCAGAACCATTATTTGAACAAATCATGACGTATTTGATAGGCAATCAGGAACAAGAACCTATTTTACGACAATTAAAGACTGCTATACCAACGACAGAAAATTTAGAACTCTATTTAGAACAGATGATTAGTCATGGAATAATCCAAAGGAAAAATCGACGCTACTATTTATCCATACCCATTTTTTCTCAGGAAAAGCGGCTAAAGATCCCAGCTTCTACTCAAATATTTCTGGATGAATCAATGAAAAAAACGAGCAGTCAAGAACCGTTTTTTGGGGAGATCTTGTGGTCATTATTCTTTGATGATGATACGGACTATTTTTTTGGTATAAAAACAGCTGAAACGTCTACTACTTTTGTGAAAAGAGTAGAAGAGGGGAATGAAAAGTTACGATTTATTGCTCTTCATTTAGAAGATACCTTTCCGCTTTCTTTGGCCGATTATTTTTCTCTACTCACTAAGAGAGCTGCTTTGCCAGATACATTTAAACCACTTGAGCGACTAATCGGTGATGTTGACATTGATTATTTCATCACTCAAGCTTTAAAAGTCATACGTTCTAGTAAAAGAGCTACGTCCAGACAACTGAAAAGAAATATTTTTCAGGAGGCACTTTTAGTCACCAACGATCTAGAAAAGACTTCAGATACAACCTTTTCATTGACGTCACCGATTTTAGAAAACGACAATTTATCGGAAGTAGACGAGATAAACACACTCAAAAAATTGCTATCTCCGCTTTGGGAAGGTATTGAAGATAACAATGAACGAGTGTTTTATAAAAAACAACTATACTCTCAGTTGTTTCATTATTATTTTCCTAATACTGATGTTTTGCATTATTTCGCATACTAA
- a CDS encoding manganese-dependent inorganic pyrophosphatase yields MSKILVFGHKNPDTDAIGAAISFAYLQKELGKDTEAVALGAPSEETQYALDYFNVDAPRVIESVSEETNQVMLVDHNEFQQSVSDIADVTILAVVDHHRIANFETADPLYYRAEPVGCTSTIVLKLFKENNIVVPKQIAGMMVSAIISDTLLFKSPTCTQEDIDAAHELADIAEINLNGYGLDMLKAGTNLSDKSAEVLLDLDAKSFPMGSKNVRIAQVNTVDLNEVLDRQEELEAAMKNENATNGYDLFVLIITDILNSDSELLVIGDSLDKVESAFNVTLDNNRAFLNGVVSRKKQVVPQLTEVFS; encoded by the coding sequence ATGTCAAAAATTCTTGTTTTTGGACACAAAAATCCTGATACTGATGCAATCGGTGCAGCGATCAGTTTTGCTTATTTACAAAAGGAACTTGGAAAGGATACTGAAGCGGTAGCTTTAGGTGCACCAAGTGAAGAGACACAATATGCTTTAGACTATTTTAACGTTGACGCACCTCGAGTGATCGAGAGCGTTTCTGAAGAAACGAATCAAGTAATGTTAGTCGATCACAATGAATTTCAGCAAAGCGTTTCAGATATTGCAGATGTAACGATTTTAGCTGTTGTTGATCACCATCGTATCGCAAACTTCGAGACAGCTGATCCATTATATTATCGTGCAGAACCTGTCGGCTGTACAAGTACGATCGTTTTGAAGTTGTTTAAAGAAAATAATATTGTTGTACCGAAACAAATCGCAGGAATGATGGTCTCTGCGATCATCTCTGATACGTTACTATTTAAATCACCAACTTGTACTCAAGAAGATATCGATGCAGCTCATGAACTGGCAGATATCGCAGAAATCAATTTGAATGGCTATGGACTAGATATGTTAAAAGCTGGAACGAATCTAAGCGATAAATCAGCTGAGGTCTTATTGGACTTAGATGCAAAAAGCTTCCCAATGGGCTCTAAAAACGTTCGAATCGCTCAAGTGAATACAGTTGACCTAAATGAAGTATTAGACCGCCAGGAAGAGCTGGAAGCGGCTATGAAAAATGAAAATGCAACGAATGGGTACGATTTATTCGTTCTAATTATTACAGATATTTTGAATAGCGATTCTGAGTTGCTAGTCATTGGTGATTCACTGGATAAGGTAGAATCTGCTTTCAATGTAACTCTAGATAATAACCGCGCATTTTTAAATGGTGTCGTTTCACGTAAAAAACAAGTAGTTCCTCAATTAACTGAAGTATTTAGTTAA
- the pflA gene encoding pyruvate formate-lyase-activating protein: MTTPVIGRIHSTENFGTVDGPGVRFIVFTQGCRMRCQFCHNPDTWKIGSGGREVTTDEVLEEAIKYRSYWGEKGGITVSGGEPLLQLEFLTDLFKKAKDKGIHTTIDTCGKPFTREEPFFSQFQELMNYTDLLLFDIKHIDNEQHKLLTSLGNENILEMAQYLSEIGKPVWIRHVLVPERSDYDEYLVRLDSFIKTLKNVDKVEVLPYHVMGKYKWDELGLDYPLKGIDPPTEDRVTNAKKLLHVADYQGYASR; encoded by the coding sequence ATGACGACACCTGTAATTGGTAGAATCCATTCTACAGAAAATTTTGGAACGGTTGATGGACCTGGTGTCCGCTTCATCGTATTTACACAAGGGTGCCGTATGCGTTGTCAATTTTGCCACAACCCTGATACATGGAAAATAGGCTCAGGCGGCCGCGAAGTCACAACAGATGAAGTATTAGAAGAAGCGATCAAGTATCGTTCTTATTGGGGCGAAAAAGGCGGAATCACTGTCAGTGGTGGCGAACCATTACTACAGCTTGAATTTCTAACAGACTTATTTAAAAAAGCAAAAGACAAAGGCATACATACAACGATCGACACTTGTGGGAAACCTTTCACAAGAGAAGAGCCATTTTTCAGCCAATTTCAAGAACTAATGAACTATACTGATTTATTATTATTCGATATCAAGCATATCGACAATGAACAACACAAGCTATTAACATCCTTAGGTAATGAAAATATTCTTGAGATGGCTCAGTATCTTTCAGAAATAGGGAAGCCCGTTTGGATCAGACACGTATTAGTTCCTGAACGTAGTGATTATGATGAATATTTAGTTCGTCTAGATTCTTTTATCAAGACACTTAAAAACGTTGATAAGGTTGAAGTTTTACCTTATCATGTGATGGGTAAATATAAATGGGACGAATTAGGCTTGGATTACCCTTTAAAAGGGATCGATCCTCCAACAGAAGACCGCGTGACGAACGCAAAAAAACTACTACATGTTGCGGACTATCAAGGATATGCAAGCAGATAA